The Komagataella phaffii GS115 chromosome 4, complete sequence genome includes the window CAGCTCACACTCCAGGTAACCAGTTGAGGAAACTTCAAACATTGCAGGATCCTTCTGAAGATCAGCTGGGAGATTTAGTTGACTTTGGTGCTGAATCCACATTACAGAGAAATACCAGTCTTACCAGCACCTCAACAGTTCAGCCTGGAACCGACCTACATCCAATGCGACTATTCATTGCTAATCCAGACGGAGAAGATAGTTCTTAAGTATTCTGTATTATATAATCTTACTTTTCCGCCAACCtacttttttgttttcgCGCGCGCGTGTGCCCGTCGTACTTGACAACAAAACGACAAGATCGACTTAACCAGCTACCAAGGTTGACTGATTCACTATGTCAGACGTTGCTTATACGATTCTTGGTGAAGTAGGTTATTTTAGAGCATATTGTATGCAACGAAGGTACTAACAAGTTCTAGTCGAATTTTCACGAACAGCTCACGGTTCAGGAGTTCAAGACCTTGCTTGAGAAAGGTagagatgaagaaaagattgacACCATGAAAAAGGTCCTTATCACCATGCTAAACGGTAATTTAATGCCTTCATTGTTGATGCACATTATCCGATTTGTTATGCCTTCAAAGAAcaaggaattgaaaaaattgctCTATTTCTATTGGGAGATTTGTCCAAAATACGAAGAGAATGGTAAGCTCAGGCAAGAAATGATTCTCGTCTGTAATGCTATTCAACATGATCTTGCTCACCCAAATGAGTACATTAGAGGTAACACATTGCGGTTCGTCACTAAATTAAAAGAACCAGAACTGATAGAGCCATTGATCCCTCCTATTCGTCAGTGTTTGGAGCATAGACACGCCTATGTCAGAAAGAATGCTGCGTTTGCAATCTATTCgattttcaaagtatctgACCACTTGTTGCCAGATGCCGCAGAAGTTCTAGGGAACTTCTTGGCTGTGGAGACGGATACCACTTGTAAACGTAACGCTTTCGCCTGTCTGGGTCAATTAAACCGTGAAATGGCTCTTGGCTATTTACAGGAACAGCTTGCTGATTTGGTGAGTCTTGACTCACTTTTGCAATTGGCCTTTATTGAGTTTATTCGCAAAGATTCAATTGTCGCTCCGGAGTTAAGAGAGCAATATCTGAGTATTGTATCAGAGTTGTTGGATTCTCCAAGTAGCTCGGTCGGTTACGAGGCAGCAATTACATTGACTGTATTGACCAATTCGCAGATTGAGGTTGCCAGTGCTGCTTCCAAGTTCATCGATTTAGCAATCAAAGAAGCTAACACCACTGTCAAGACAATTGCCCTTGAAAGACTTAGAGAGCTATATCTAAGAAATGTTGGCATCTTAGACGATTACGTGTTAGATGTGCTTAGAATTCTCACTACTTCTGACTTGGGTGTCCGTAAGAAGGCTTTAGATTTATCTCTGGATATTACCTCCAGTGGCAATGTTGATGATGTCGTGAAATTCctgaagaaagaattgacGAAATCTATATCCTCAAATGAGGACAAATCAATAGAGTATCGCCAGCTGCTTATCACGGCAATTCACAAATGTGCCTTGAACTTTAACAGTGTTGCAGCAGATGTTGTTGATCTGTTGTTGGGATTTATCGAACAACTGAATTCTGCTGCCGCATCAGAGGTAGTTTCATTTGCCAAAGAGGTGGTAGAGAAGTTCCCGGCCTTGAgatccaaaatcatcaatcGTTTATTACATGCCTTGGAGAACGTTAAAAGTGGAAAGGTTTACAGAGGTTCCTTGTGGATTTTGAGTGAATatgctgaagaagaaaaggataTCCAGGACGTATGGAGACATATTCGTAATAAAATTGGTGAACTTCCAATTTTAAGTACTGAAAAGAGACTGCAAAACAAAGAAGCTGTTGTCTCCAAcgaaaatgatgaaaatggaTATACTAATGGCTCAAGCAAACCAATTATTTTGCCTGATGGTTCATACGCAACAGAAAATGCATTTACAGCCGAGTTGGAGAAACatgttgaagataaaaCTGGGGAGGAGAGGCCAACATTGCGTGCTTTGATTTTAGATGGAGACTTTTATCTTGCAGCAGTTCTCTCTTCGACCTTACTCAAGCTTATCCTGAGTTTTCAGAAAATTTCGTCCAACACCAAGATTCTCAATGCAATGAAGGCTGAAGCAATGTTGATTATGGTTTCGATTTTAAGAGTTGGTGAAActtccttttccaagaaaaagattgacGAAGATTCCCAAGAGCGTATTTTCTCTATAGTCAGATTCTTGGCTGAAAACAAAACAGACGATGACTTCATCCAACATGCGTTTTTGGATGATACAAAAACTGCTTTCAGAAACTTGCTCATTGAAGCTGATAAGAAAAAGGCCCAGAAAGATAAGTCAAAGTTGCAGCAAGCTGCCCAACAACCATACGACAGTATTTCATTCAGgcaattttccaaagaagttGACACTGAAGAATACTCATTGGAGGAACAACTTGCGGCTTCCACTAAGGATGATCTGTCCTCCAAATTAAAAAAGATAGTCCAACTAACTGGCTTCTCTGATTCCGTATATGCTGAGGCATATGTGAAAGTTCATCAATTCGATGTTGTTCTTGATGTCCTCTTGGTCAATCAAACTACTGAGACTTTGCGTAACTTAACTGTGGAATTTGCTGCTTTGGGTGATCTAAAAGTCATAGATAAACCGGGAACACAAAATGTTGGGCCTCATGGGTTCCTTAGAATTCAAGCTACTATTAAAGTTACTTCTGCTGACACTGGGGTCATCTTTGGTAACATCATTTACGATGGAGAAAAAGCCAACGACAGTAACATCGtgattttgaatgatatCAACGTGGACATCATGGACTACATTAAGCCCGCTACATGCTCAGAGGCCCAATTCCGTAAAATGTGGAACGAATTTGAGTGGGAAAACAAGATTATTGTTAAGTCTAACGTTGCTACTCTCAAAGAGTATCTGGATGTTTTACTGAAAGGTACCAACATGAATTGCCTGACTCCAGGTGCCATCATTGGGGAGGAATGTCAGTTTTTATCAGCAAACTTGTACTCTCATTCTTCATTCGGTGAAGACGCCCTTGCTAATCTGTGCATCGAGAAGCAAGCAGATGGGCCAATTATTGGACATGTACGTATTAGATCCAAGGGTCAAGGTCTTGCATTGTCGATGGGTGATCGAGTCGCAGCAATCGCTCGCCAATCCAATACGGCTACCGTATCGGTTGTCTAGAGGTCTAATTCGTGAATTACTATTGACAAGTATATACAAAGAGCAAAAGAATTATAAAGATAATTGCGATGAGCCTAATGGTCGTTCAGTAAATCTTTTGGGATTCTTTCAGTTCCAGTGAAAGGAATTCCCAATCCAGACAGAAGGATTCTAGCATCCATATCAACCTGACTAGATGTGTGAAATTGGACATCTATTCCAAATGTTCTAGGCCATAGATCTTGGTTGGCTTCAATTTCAGGGAAAAACTTAATACTCTCTGGTTCCAAGCCAAAAGAAATGGTTCCAAATCGGTCACCAGATCTATTGGAAATGCCTTTAAACTCTCTGATTCTTGGTAACACCAACTCTGTCAAGGTGGACAAAAACTGGGACATTTCTCTACCTTCCAAAGCAACCTTAGCACCCATTTTCATACCTGGACGAAGTTTCCACGTAGGAACATTAGTTTTGGCGTAAATTGGAGTTGGTTTCACACCAGTAATCTGCTGTAGTTGTAGTGTGGCAGGGATGGCCAGAGAGGAGTTTAATTTAGCTTCTTTCACAAAACACGAAAGAGTGATCTTGGTCAAACCCGGAATATTCTTGTAGGTTCTCGGTTTGATATCTGGAGTGGGAACACGTTCACCTCTTGGTACTCGTGGAGGACGATTGATATGATAGGGAGAAGTCAAGTCCCATTGTCTTCGTTTATTTCCCGGAACGGTTTTTTGACCATGTACATAGTTTATCAAAAGAAGGTCAGGCTTCAAAGTGTTCTCATAATATTCTTGGACTCTATCTTGATGTGTGTAACGAGGAACAAACTTTGGAGATCTGATGTCGTTTGGAGAGAGCTTCAACTCTGGATATTTAGGAGATAACTTGGTCTTGTCAATTTTCACCCTGTGGTGCACTGGCTTAACTATAGAGCATCCCACCTTGTGTGCCGTAGGGGAGCTGGAGAAATTACGGATTGCCCTGTTAAACATCTACCTATTAAGTTGTTCGAATGGACTTTTCGAAGGTGAAAAAAATGTTTGGTAGAGTGGGTAccatttgaaaacttttcgCGCCtcaaagaggaaagttGATTTCAGTGCTTATATAATCCAAAAACTATCTCAAGACTTCCAAACAGACCACATACAAAACAAGGTGAAGTAATGCGATTCGGTTTGCCCGCTGACTTCTATGAGGATGATGCCAATGAAGAGGATCATCAGgctttggtttcaaatGAGAAGATACGGAAGGATATTTCAGACTTGTTGGGCCAACTTCAAATTGATTCGGTGAAGAAGTTTCCACCACCAATATCAATCATGGAGGAAACCATCCACTTGCCTGAACTGAAGAATCCTGATTACAATTCGGAAACAGAGGAGTCTGCTGAGTCTGACACTTCTGAGACACAGTCTTTAAATGCATATTTTGACTCTATACAGGATTATGTGGAACGATCCTTGAAGCAAAAGATCAGTCAGCAGAGAGAATCAGTTAATAATGTTTTACTTaagcttgaagaagaaaaaaggaagaaagaggCTGAAAGAAAGGCCAAAGAGGAGGCTGAAAGGCtcagaaaagaagaggaacaAAGGAATCAGAGAATTTTAGctgaacagaaaaagaagaaagaggaagaggaaagaaagagaagagaagaagaacaaaaagcaaaagaaaaagctgaaaagctactgaaagaaaaaagggAGGCAGAATTAAAAGCCAAGGAGAGAGAGGAGGCCAAAAAGGGTTTTGGAATAACAAATTTCTCGGATGTTGAGAAACAATTTGTGTCAtacaagaaacaaatcgAACAAataaagaaagagattgTAGAGGAGCTGAAGAAACCGGAGAATTCAGAACTAAAGAAGCAAGTAAATCAATTGAAGCGTAAGATTAACCCAAAATTTGGACAGTTGAATAACAGTACCTCTCAATTACAGAAAATTACACAGGAAGTACTCCAGTTAGTAGGAGAAGCACTAAACTTGGGCCAATTGGGATTAAAATGGATCCTAAATTTTATGGCAAAAGCTATTGTCTCCCAGGCAGAAACTGAAGTGACAGTATCTCCGCGGGCGGCTACTCCTTTAGCAAACTTGGCCGTCTCACTAATGACTGAAATTCCGGACTTCAAGACCTATCTTATGGCTAGATTCGTAAAGAAATGTCCGTTAATAATCGGATACACATGCAAAATTGATACAGAAGACGGAAGAGTACGTATGGGATGGAAGAGAAATTCTGATGGTAAATGGGAAGACGAAACCAGATACAATGAAAGACTGGGTGGAATCGCTATGGTGTATTTTGTGATAACCCAATTGCGCGTGGAACCAGACCTAGTTCCCATATCTGAAAGTTGGAAGTTTCTTGCTAGAATGCTTAATACTCCTTTGGAGTTACTGAGCAATGTGCACTTTCTGGTCACCAGTAACTGGTGGGATGCCTGTGCAATTGAATTTGTGAATACCTACGGAGAGCAGGCTAAGAAGTTGATGAATCTTGTATGGGATGACTGGACAGCCTCCGTTTCAGACAAGAAGTTTAGTGGCGCCGCTAGACTACGTTTACTCGGTGAGGACTACGTGAATGGCAGTATAGAAGGACTTGCTGAGATGAATAATTGAATAGATAGAGATACGATAACAGaatgattatgtaatacATCTCGAGGTCGCAGTTTCCAATCCATAAATATCCAAGCGTCGGCTATCGTAACCTTGAAATTTGATCCCCCCTCACAGACATTCTTCCCGTTGATTCAACCCAATTGCAAAATGACTCGACCGGTGATACCGATACCAAAGACACCAAGCCCCCCTTTCCCTTGCTTGTTAAAAGAGCTCCAATCATTGCAGGATTTGGTCGAGGTTCCTCTGCTATTGGATGTCCCACAGCTAATATACCTATTGAGGCGCTCTCAGAGGCGGATAAACTAGACACAGGCGTATATTTTGGATGGTGTAAGATACATCCCGTGGATACACAGAAGGATGTCCACCAAAGACAAGATGGGACACAAGTTGAATTTAAATACGGAGACGGCCTACGAAAGGAGGTTGATATAAATACTGTTCTCCCAATGGTAATGTCTTTGGGTTGGAatccattcttcaaaaacaaagaaaaggcGGCAGAAATCCATGTTATTCACAAGTTTCCTGAAACTTTTTATGGGGCTGAGTTGACCTTTAATATACTGGGATACATTCGCCCTGAGCTAGATTACACGTCGGTAGAGAGTTTGATCAAGGACATTGGCATCGACATTGAGGTTGCAAAAGACAGCCTAGCAACTGAAGGATATCAGAGTTACAAAGAACAGGTCCATAATGTTAAATAAGAATAATTAAATCCTTTAATAGAGTTGTATAGTGTCTTTCAATGGTTTTACATAAGGTTTAATTTTCTGTCGTCAGCTTTGGCACCAAACATTTTTCGGAGGGTGTTGATGGCTACAGTCAGCATTTTTCCAAACCAGTAGAAATTGAGCAGGTCAAGGACAAGATTGGAGCCCAGGATAACACCAACATTAAACCAGTTAAGCCTTGGATCACCTCTGGCTCCATAGAAATCATTGGCCAGTCTAAACACTTGATACCATCCCCAACATATTCTgatcaaaaaaaagaggAGAATTAGGatgatgttgttgataaGTTTGACAGTGTCACTTATCCATGTTGGGAACTTGATTGCAAGCCACCtaatattcaaaaatggGGTTGATACTTcgaaaagaagaaagataGGGGCGTAGTACATAATGACAGGAGCCGGCGATAATCCAACCAAAAAGACAAGAGCAGAAACGACACCATGCAGAAAAAATTCTACTCCAAAATACTTTATATACAGCAAACAGGTAAGAGCATCCCAGATGAAATATCCAACGGCAACTGATACCACCATTTGTCCGTAAGGAGTGGATGCGAAAACATGGTCTTGCTGTAAGTGGGGGTTTTTAAACAGGGGAATGCAAAGgatcaatatcaacaaacttTGGACAAATGATACTATGTGGATGGAAAAGTCAATTCGTGTCTTcggtttcaaagaattatAAAACTTGGGGTAAGCAAACTTCACGAACAGTCTGCTTATAGTAAATAGAGATTGATATACAAGAAAAGAAGCCACTATCTCGTGAATATGCTGTGAAACGACACCTTTTGGGGCGTATGGCTGGATGTACTCCTGGACCAGGGGGACTCTTagattcttcaatggaTCATCATACTGATAAATTGATCTATAATAGTTGAAATAATAGTAAAGCTGATCAGTTATGAGCATTTTTTTGGCCTTTTCTTTGGGCAGAAGGAGTGCTAGTAGCCTGTAATCTAGTGACTATGCTCAGAATATGGTTCAAAAACGAGATATTTAAGATTAGAAGCAAGAAGCACCCAGCCTCAAATTAAAAACAGGGGAGCAGCGCGCCGGAGATTTGGTTGGGGTTGGGTTTGGCCACCTTGCGGGGGTGCCTTTCTCGCCTGGTTCAACAACAATAGTGAACAATAATCAATGCGTTGCCAAGGTCTGGGATACCGTGGTGAATAAGGCCAAGAGCTGGTTATTCCGGGCAATTCTTGTAGACTACGAGGAtacttcttcaatcaatCAGCTTCGTCCCCAACGGAATACCTAGGCAGAGATTGGATGCCCTAGAAATCACAGAAAACGTCGCTGTGGATCAAGGCGTACAGTGCGAGGTAATGGATGATGATGTTCTTTGCTTCTAGCGATCcctcttcaattgctcaaCACTTCGTCTAGCTCTTCTCAATTAATGATACGAACGTTCAAGCCTACGCCGATCTTCTTTCCATCGATAGCAGTTATCTGACGCCATATTTTCGCTACC containing:
- a CDS encoding Essential beta-coat protein of the COPI coatomer yields the protein MSDVAYTILGESNFHEQLTVQEFKTLLEKGRDEEKIDTMKKVLITMLNGNLMPSLLMHIIRFVMPSKNKELKKLLYFYWEICPKYEENGKLRQEMILVCNAIQHDLAHPNEYIRGNTLRFVTKLKEPELIEPLIPPIRQCLEHRHAYVRKNAAFAIYSIFKVSDHLLPDAAEVLGNFLAVETDTTCKRNAFACLGQLNREMALGYLQEQLADLVSLDSLLQLAFIEFIRKDSIVAPELREQYLSIVSELLDSPSSSVGYEAAITLTVLTNSQIEVASAASKFIDLAIKEANTTVKTIALERLRELYLRNVGILDDYVLDVLRILTTSDLGVRKKALDLSLDITSSGNVDDVVKFLKKELTKSISSNEDKSIEYRQLLITAIHKCALNFNSVAADVVDLLLGFIEQLNSAAASEVVSFAKEVVEKFPALRSKIINRLLHALENVKSGKVYRGSLWILSEYAEEEKDIQDVWRHIRNKIGELPILSTEKRLQNKEAVVSNENDENGYTNGSSKPIILPDGSYATENAFTAELEKHVEDKTGEERPTLRALILDGDFYLAAVLSSTLLKLILSFQKISSNTKILNAMKAEAMLIMVSILRVGETSFSKKKIDEDSQERIFSIVRFLAENKTDDDFIQHAFLDDTKTAFRNLLIEADKKKAQKDKSKLQQAAQQPYDSISFRQFSKEVDTEEYSLEEQLAASTKDDLSSKLKKIVQLTGFSDSVYAEAYVKVHQFDVVLDVLLVNQTTETLRNLTVEFAALGDLKVIDKPGTQNVGPHGFLRIQATIKVTSADTGVIFGNIIYDGEKANDSNIVILNDINVDIMDYIKPATCSEAQFRKMWNEFEWENKIIVKSNVATLKEYLDVLLKGTNMNCLTPGAIIGEECQFLSANLYSHSSFGEDALANLCIEKQADGPIIGHVRIRSKGQGLALSMGDRVAAIARQSNTATVSVV
- a CDS encoding Cytoplasmic nucleoporin required for polyadenylated RNA export but not for protein import, which produces MRFGLPADFYEDDANEEDHQALVSNEKIRKDISDLLGQLQIDSVKKFPPPISIMEETIHLPELKNPDYNSETEESAESDTSETQSLNAYFDSIQDYVERSLKQKISQQRESVNNVLLKLEEEKRKKEAERKAKEEAERLRKEEEQRNQRILAEQKKKKEEEERKRREEEQKAKEKAEKLLKEKREAELKAKEREEAKKGFGITNFSDVEKQFVSYKKQIEQIKKEIVEELKKPENSELKKQVNQLKRKINPKFGQLNNSTSQLQKITQEVLQLVGEALNLGQLGLKWILNFMAKAIVSQAETEVTVSPRAATPLANLAVSLMTEIPDFKTYLMARFVKKCPLIIGYTCKIDTEDGRVRMGWKRNSDGKWEDETRYNERLGGIAMVYFVITQLRVEPDLVPISESWKFLARMLNTPLELLSNVHFLVTSNWWDACAIEFVNTYGEQAKKLMNLVWDDWTASVSDKKFSGAARLRLLGEDYVNGSIEGLAEMNN
- a CDS encoding mitochondrial 54S ribosomal protein YmL7/YmL5, coding for MFNRAIRNFSSSPTAHKVGCSIVKPVHHRVKIDKTKLSPKYPELKLSPNDIRSPKFVPRYTHQDRVQEYYENTLKPDLLLINYVHGQKTVPGNKRRQWDLTSPYHINRPPRVPRGERVPTPDIKPRTYKNIPGLTKITLSCFVKEAKLNSSLAIPATLQLQQITGVKPTPIYAKTNVPTWKLRPGMKMGAKVALEGREMSQFLSTLTELVLPRIREFKGISNRSGDRFGTISFGLEPESIKFFPEIEANQDLWPRTFGIDVQFHTSSQVDMDARILLSGLGIPFTGTERIPKDLLNDH